From the genome of Rana temporaria chromosome 8, aRanTem1.1, whole genome shotgun sequence:
AGATCACCGAGGTGACAAGCTattctcatgttcagagtgcgggaaatctttctctCGGAAAGGTAATCTTGGTAAACACCAGAAACaccacacgggtgagcgtccttattcatgttcagagtgtgggaaatctttcactcaaaAAGCGGCCCTTGTTACACATTttagaattcacacgggtgagcgtccttattcatgttcagagtgcgggaaatctttctctCAGAAAGATAATCTTGATAGACACCAGAAACgccacacgggtgagcgtccttattcatgttcagactgTGGGAAATCCTTCAGTGAAAAAGATAGTCTTgttagacaccagagaattcacacgggggagcgtccctattcatgttcagagtgcgagaAATCTTACACTCAAAAAGCAGCCCTTGTTGCACATTTTAGAATGCACACAGGAgaacgtccttattcatgttcagagtgcgagaAATCTTTCAGTCAGAAAGGGGCCCTTgttaaacaccagagaattcacacagatgAGCGCTGTTATTCatcttcagagtgtgggaaatctttcactcatcAAGGAACCCTTGatagacaccagagaattcacacgggtgagcgttcgtattcatgttcagagtgcgggaaatctttcactcataAAGGAAGCCTTGTTgaacatcagagaattcacacgggtgagcgtccttattcatgttcagagtgcgggaaatctttcactcataAAGGAGACCTTGTTAAACATCAGAGAATTCATACAGGTGtgcgtccctattcatgttcagatTGTGGGAAATCTTTCATTCATAAGGGAGACCTTGCtaaacatcagagaattcacaccggcgtgcgtccttattcatgttcagagtgcgggaaatcttttatTCTTAAAGGAGGCCTTGTTgaacaccagaaaattcacacgggtgagcgtccttatgcatgttcagagtgcgggaaatgtttcactcagaAAGCAACACTTGctgaacaccagagaattcacacgggtgagcgtcctttttcttgttcagagtgcgggaaatgtttcactcagaAAGGAAAACTTGCTGAACACCAGAAacttcacacgggtgagcgtccttattcatgttcagagtgcgggaaatgtttcactcagaAAGGAAAACTTGctgaacaccagagaattcacacgggtgagcgtccttattcatgttcagagtgcgggaaatgtttcactcagaAAAGAAAACTTGCTgaacaccagaaaattcacacaggtgagcgtccttattcatgttcagagtgcgggaaatgtttcactcagaAAGGAAACCTTGctgaacaccagagaattcacacgggtgagcgtctttattcatgttcagagtgcggaaaatcTTTCTGTAAGAAAGATTATCTTGTAAAACACCAGAAAATCCAGTGTAGTGTGGGCATTGGCAGGAGAACTGTATGTAGTGTGGATAGTGTGCTGGGGACAACTGCCAAAAAATAGTGAGGACAGTGGGGGGATCTATCGTAGAATGGGCGGACAGTGGGAGGTAGGGGATTCCTTTAAAACATATTACTGCCCCGTAGAGGTCACCACAAAGGCATTAGGCAAAGGCACAGAATATCGTTGATTggcggactttttgacaacagtcAAAGCAGATTCCTGTGATACCAGCCAGAGGAATTGGAGCTGATGTTCCTGCACACAGCCTTGCTTTTTATTCATCTTGGACGTTCCTGCTACCCATGCTGATTTTAAAGAATTTAACTGTATGTGTGCTATTTTGTTCtctcaataaatgtattttgtcatGTTAATGAGGATTATATACTCCTGTTTTCTTGttgtcagagaatgtagtgtggatggtgggggagagctgtcagagaatgtagtgtggatggtggaggagagctgtcggagaatgtagtgtggctggtgggaggagagctgtcggagaatgtagtgtggatggtggaggagatctgtcggagaatgtagtgtggatggtggaggagatctgtcggagaatgtagtgtggatgatgGTGGAGAGcggtcggagaatgtagtgtggatggtggaggagaactgttggagaatgtagtttggatggtggaggagagctgt
Proteins encoded in this window:
- the LOC120910025 gene encoding gastrula zinc finger protein XlCGF57.1-like isoform X1, coding for MYVRGDQLTTEEVGMTMKSEQDEMSPPINTNGCDVRNSSERHLLLSADCKSEDNVITQDPPGGNPNTQNIHHRPSCPETSMDPSDQGESSHQSQTMIVNIHVRSHTADRSTEPSNPEESSSPHEGDHRGDKLFSCSECGKSFSRKGNLGKHQKHHTGERPYSCSECGKSFTQKAALVTHFRIHTGERPYSCSECGKSFSQKDNLDRHQKRHTGERPYSCSDCGKSFSEKDSLVRHQRIHTGERPYSCSECEKSYTQKAALVAHFRMHTGERPYSCSECEKSFSQKGALVKHQRIHTDERCYSSSECGKSFTHQGTLDRHQRIHTGERSYSCSECGKSFTHKGSLVEHQRIHTGERPYSCSECGKSFTHKGDLVKHQRIHTGVRPYSCSDCGKSFIHKGDLAKHQRIHTGVRPYSCSECGKSFILKGGLVEHQKIHTGERPYACSECGKCFTQKATLAEHQRIHTGERPFSCSECGKCFTQKGKLAEHQKLHTGERPYSCSECGKCFTQKGKLAEHQRIHTGERPYSCSECGKCFTQKRKLAEHQKIHTGERPYSCSECGKCFTQKGNLAEHQRIHTGERLYSCSECGKSFCKKDYLVKHQKIQCSVGIGRRTVCSVDSVLGTTAKK
- the LOC120910025 gene encoding gastrula zinc finger protein XlCGF57.1-like isoform X2, producing the protein MEEVGMIMKSEEEEISPPIHTNGCDVRNSSERHLLLSADCKSEDNVITQDPPGGNPNTQNIHHRPSCPETSMDPSDQGESSHQSQTMIVNIHVRSHTADRSTEPSNPEESSSPHEGDHRGDKLFSCSECGKSFSRKGNLGKHQKHHTGERPYSCSECGKSFTQKAALVTHFRIHTGERPYSCSECGKSFSQKDNLDRHQKRHTGERPYSCSDCGKSFSEKDSLVRHQRIHTGERPYSCSECEKSYTQKAALVAHFRMHTGERPYSCSECEKSFSQKGALVKHQRIHTDERCYSSSECGKSFTHQGTLDRHQRIHTGERSYSCSECGKSFTHKGSLVEHQRIHTGERPYSCSECGKSFTHKGDLVKHQRIHTGVRPYSCSDCGKSFIHKGDLAKHQRIHTGVRPYSCSECGKSFILKGGLVEHQKIHTGERPYACSECGKCFTQKATLAEHQRIHTGERPFSCSECGKCFTQKGKLAEHQKLHTGERPYSCSECGKCFTQKGKLAEHQRIHTGERPYSCSECGKCFTQKRKLAEHQKIHTGERPYSCSECGKCFTQKGNLAEHQRIHTGERLYSCSECGKSFCKKDYLVKHQKIQCSVGIGRRTVCSVDSVLGTTAKK
- the LOC120910025 gene encoding gastrula zinc finger protein XlCGF57.1-like isoform X4 encodes the protein MSPLINTNGCDVRNSSERHLLLSADCKSEDNVITQDPPGGNPNTQNIHHRPSCPETSMDPSDQGESSHQSQTMIVNIHVRSHTADRSTEPSNPEESSSPHEGDHRGDKLFSCSECGKSFSRKGNLGKHQKHHTGERPYSCSECGKSFTQKAALVTHFRIHTGERPYSCSECGKSFSQKDNLDRHQKRHTGERPYSCSDCGKSFSEKDSLVRHQRIHTGERPYSCSECEKSYTQKAALVAHFRMHTGERPYSCSECEKSFSQKGALVKHQRIHTDERCYSSSECGKSFTHQGTLDRHQRIHTGERSYSCSECGKSFTHKGSLVEHQRIHTGERPYSCSECGKSFTHKGDLVKHQRIHTGVRPYSCSDCGKSFIHKGDLAKHQRIHTGVRPYSCSECGKSFILKGGLVEHQKIHTGERPYACSECGKCFTQKATLAEHQRIHTGERPFSCSECGKCFTQKGKLAEHQKLHTGERPYSCSECGKCFTQKGKLAEHQRIHTGERPYSCSECGKCFTQKRKLAEHQKIHTGERPYSCSECGKCFTQKGNLAEHQRIHTGERLYSCSECGKSFCKKDYLVKHQKIQCSVGIGRRTVCSVDSVLGTTAKK
- the LOC120910025 gene encoding gastrula zinc finger protein XlCGF57.1-like isoform X3, whose product is MKSEQEEMFPPINTNGCDVRNSSERHLLLSADCKSEDNVITQDPPGGNPNTQNIHHRPSCPETSMDPSDQGESSHQSQTMIVNIHVRSHTADRSTEPSNPEESSSPHEGDHRGDKLFSCSECGKSFSRKGNLGKHQKHHTGERPYSCSECGKSFTQKAALVTHFRIHTGERPYSCSECGKSFSQKDNLDRHQKRHTGERPYSCSDCGKSFSEKDSLVRHQRIHTGERPYSCSECEKSYTQKAALVAHFRMHTGERPYSCSECEKSFSQKGALVKHQRIHTDERCYSSSECGKSFTHQGTLDRHQRIHTGERSYSCSECGKSFTHKGSLVEHQRIHTGERPYSCSECGKSFTHKGDLVKHQRIHTGVRPYSCSDCGKSFIHKGDLAKHQRIHTGVRPYSCSECGKSFILKGGLVEHQKIHTGERPYACSECGKCFTQKATLAEHQRIHTGERPFSCSECGKCFTQKGKLAEHQKLHTGERPYSCSECGKCFTQKGKLAEHQRIHTGERPYSCSECGKCFTQKRKLAEHQKIHTGERPYSCSECGKCFTQKGNLAEHQRIHTGERLYSCSECGKSFCKKDYLVKHQKIQCSVGIGRRTVCSVDSVLGTTAKK